The following proteins are co-located in the Deinococcus ruber genome:
- a CDS encoding sensor domain-containing phosphodiesterase, with protein MTLINATGSDDPADNPVGYTEQLRLAALRRYGILDTPQESQFDHLVELAVRVFDSPMAQISFVDEDRQWFKANHGLPFSEAPRSESFCSVAIVQDDVMVIPDTTQHEHFRSYPTVLGEPYIRFYAGAPLVTPEGQKLGTFCILGTEPREFSDQEQALLASFADMTMAELKLRQALHDLSHLAMNDTLTGLPNRVQFRQQLTEACRRADITGEKVVVGLLDLDRFKPINETFGHAEGDGLLAAVARRLQEATATSDVVARMGGDEFVLLLTDIRSVADIAVVTQRLKDTFTQPFLVSNQEVFVHWSLGFSVYPDDALELDALLSHADAAMDRVKRAGGGHAAFQRQEDEQTDLPVERLTALHRALERHELQLYFQPVVHAATQAVVAHEALLRWIRPAGIVSPLDFILLAETSGLIVPIGRWVLRQAVDAVKTRRVKRVSVNVSALEIRQPDFVEHLRWVLAESRVEPRRLLLELTESSLLEPRFAAVLHDVHTLGVRTALDDFGTGYNSLVVLASLPVQVVKIDRSFTAPIGKDTPAGKRALEVVRGIVTLANAFDLPSVAEGIETPEQAQLLRTVGCAYFQGYLFGRPEPLSLSADPSNHLPDRSLRVRGTAGG; from the coding sequence GTGACGCTCATCAACGCAACAGGATCCGATGACCCAGCCGACAACCCTGTGGGGTATACCGAACAGCTCAGACTGGCCGCTCTGCGACGTTACGGCATCCTCGACACGCCCCAGGAGTCGCAGTTCGATCACCTGGTGGAGCTGGCCGTACGCGTCTTCGACAGCCCGATGGCGCAGATCAGTTTCGTCGACGAGGATCGGCAGTGGTTCAAGGCCAACCATGGCCTTCCATTTTCCGAGGCTCCCCGTAGCGAGTCGTTCTGCTCGGTCGCCATCGTGCAGGACGACGTGATGGTCATCCCGGACACCACGCAACATGAACACTTCCGCTCGTATCCCACCGTCCTCGGCGAGCCATACATTCGGTTTTACGCCGGTGCCCCCCTCGTGACACCAGAAGGCCAGAAGCTCGGCACCTTCTGCATTCTCGGGACTGAACCCAGAGAATTCAGTGACCAGGAGCAGGCGCTCCTCGCGTCCTTCGCGGACATGACGATGGCCGAACTGAAGTTGCGTCAGGCCTTGCATGACCTCAGCCACCTGGCGATGAACGACACGCTCACCGGTCTCCCGAACCGGGTGCAGTTCCGCCAGCAGCTCACCGAAGCCTGCCGGCGAGCCGACATCACTGGGGAGAAGGTGGTGGTGGGGCTGCTGGACCTCGACCGATTCAAGCCCATCAACGAGACCTTCGGGCATGCTGAGGGTGACGGCCTGCTCGCGGCCGTCGCACGCCGGTTGCAGGAAGCCACAGCGACCAGTGACGTGGTGGCCCGCATGGGCGGCGACGAGTTCGTGCTGCTGCTGACTGATATCCGCTCGGTCGCGGACATTGCCGTGGTCACGCAGCGCCTGAAGGACACGTTCACCCAGCCGTTCCTGGTCAGCAATCAGGAGGTGTTCGTGCATTGGAGTCTCGGGTTCAGCGTGTATCCGGACGATGCTCTGGAGCTGGACGCCCTGCTCAGCCATGCGGACGCCGCCATGGACCGGGTCAAACGGGCAGGTGGTGGACATGCGGCCTTCCAGCGGCAGGAAGATGAGCAGACTGACCTGCCGGTGGAGCGCCTGACGGCCCTCCACCGAGCTCTCGAACGGCATGAACTGCAGTTGTACTTCCAGCCGGTGGTTCATGCCGCGACGCAGGCTGTGGTCGCGCATGAGGCGCTGCTCCGCTGGATCAGACCCGCGGGGATCGTCAGCCCACTGGACTTCATTCTGCTGGCCGAAACCTCCGGGCTGATCGTTCCCATCGGCCGCTGGGTGCTGCGGCAGGCGGTCGACGCTGTGAAAACAAGACGCGTCAAGCGGGTCTCGGTGAATGTCAGCGCTCTGGAGATCCGTCAGCCGGACTTCGTCGAACACCTCCGGTGGGTTCTTGCGGAAAGTAGGGTCGAGCCCCGGCGACTCCTGCTGGAACTCACGGAGAGCAGCCTGCTGGAACCCCGCTTCGCTGCTGTCCTGCATGACGTGCACACACTGGGTGTCCGGACAGCCCTTGATGACTTCGGAACCGGCTATAACAGCTTGGTGGTCTTGGCGAGCCTCCCGGTTCAGGTAGTGAAGATCGACCGGAGCTTCACGGCACCGATCGGCAAGGACACGCCCGCCGGGAAGAGGGCGCTGGAGGTGGTGCGCGGCATCGTGACGCTTGCCAACGCGTTTGACCTTCCGTCGGTGGCGGAGGGCATCGAGACCCCCGAGCAGGCACAGCTGCTCCGAACGGTGGGCTGCGCCTACTTCCAGGGGTACCTGTTCGGGCGTCCCGAGCCCCTCTCGCTGTCTGCCGACCCCTCCAATCACCTGCCTGACCGCTCCCTCAGAGTTCGCGGCACCGCAGGTGGGTAA
- the tnpC gene encoding IS66 family transposase, with protein MERQGRNYVAPHSRETRKVAPQSPGRRAGEGPFTDKRPQDIVIDVPLPNSCMACGYVGELLFKRHDRTWISELRPQAVTVTAYHIPVMACPACGKTVRGQHSNLRTDQVGATAHRCGPRLAATVQTLHHELGVPQRRISRVLQLTTGIQLTQGASTQAAGRLVRDAGPLAVHVAALEQELRSAPYVHHDDTGWRIDATPAWVSTVRSQDTVVFRANLHHTNQELRDVIGNDFNGVLVCDRFNVYDSTLLAKVRQQKCLAHVLRNATAVREGEQGKRGQGHVYGQRLAGVCRERMGLHRLYRKGVCTTDEYRAQGEELTLRLNHLLQRRPLKTVGNERLRLGLLNQHEQSRLLRFLEDPDIPPTNNPAERSLRTVVMARKVSQCSKNALGAQTYMRIKSTVETARLRGQDPVDILISFR; from the coding sequence CTGGAACGCCAGGGACGCAACTACGTCGCGCCTCACAGTCGGGAAACACGCAAGGTCGCTCCGCAGTCCCCGGGACGCCGTGCTGGCGAAGGACCATTCACCGATAAGCGTCCTCAGGACATCGTGATCGACGTTCCCTTGCCCAACAGCTGTATGGCCTGTGGGTATGTGGGCGAGCTGCTGTTCAAGCGGCACGACCGCACCTGGATCAGTGAGCTCCGACCTCAGGCTGTGACGGTCACGGCGTACCACATTCCCGTCATGGCCTGCCCAGCGTGTGGGAAGACGGTGCGTGGTCAGCATTCCAATCTGCGCACCGACCAGGTCGGCGCGACCGCCCATCGCTGCGGACCCAGGTTGGCGGCGACCGTCCAGACGCTGCACCACGAGCTGGGGGTTCCGCAACGTCGGATTTCTCGGGTATTGCAGCTCACTACCGGCATCCAGCTGACCCAGGGTGCCAGCACACAGGCCGCTGGACGGCTGGTCCGGGATGCTGGCCCGTTGGCCGTACATGTGGCGGCACTGGAGCAGGAGCTGCGTTCAGCTCCGTACGTTCATCACGATGACACTGGCTGGCGGATAGACGCCACGCCCGCGTGGGTCAGCACCGTTCGTTCTCAGGACACCGTGGTGTTCCGAGCAAACCTGCATCACACCAACCAGGAGCTCCGGGACGTGATCGGGAACGACTTCAACGGGGTGCTGGTATGTGACCGGTTCAACGTCTATGACAGCACCCTGCTCGCCAAGGTGCGGCAGCAGAAGTGTCTGGCCCACGTGCTGCGCAACGCCACGGCAGTACGTGAAGGGGAACAGGGAAAGCGCGGACAGGGCCACGTATACGGGCAGCGGCTGGCGGGGGTCTGCCGGGAGCGGATGGGCCTCCATCGTCTGTACCGCAAGGGAGTGTGCACCACAGACGAGTACCGAGCGCAGGGTGAGGAGCTCACCCTGCGTCTGAATCACCTGCTCCAGCGGCGTCCCTTGAAGACAGTAGGAAACGAGCGGTTGCGGCTCGGTCTGCTGAACCAGCATGAGCAGAGCCGATTGCTGCGTTTTCTCGAGGATCCAGATATCCCGCCGACGAATAACCCTGCCGAGCGAAGTCTGCGGACGGTGGTAATGGCGAGGAAAGTGTCGCAGTGCAGCAAAAATGCGCTTGGGGCACAGACGTACATGCGGATCAAGTCCACGGTAGAGACCGCTCGTCTTCGTGGTCAGGATCCCGTTGACATCCTGATCAGTTTCCGCTAA
- a CDS encoding putative bifunctional diguanylate cyclase/phosphodiesterase produces the protein MTARFAFAPPRASVLVLLVLMGLHLVFLLWSGAVTPWRSVVADLSYLPVFAVSAFLAWDAARHSRRSSEQRAWRWIAAGLSSWWVATAVYFLLDNVFHQTLFPSLSDVFYLAALPCITLGLLHLRREKRSVLNRLNVLLDVMMVVLMIGDLLWSTSIHFTIASYPGQPFALTVALAYPAADLLLCALLVTLALWQPTALARRELLLLSAGMASFLATNVIYAHQVGLNTYRSGTLLDAGWTLMATLFGLAAALHTPSGHGAATRAGRVDPEHWTPLSPHYAVLLIFTLYIYTHLNPLRLDWVGHRILVLVIGLFIIRLTVVLTHNHALQVRLAHQADHDPLTGVRNRGNLEGRLQRVVESALEEDRLTAVLFVDLDRMKLVNDTFGHPVGDLVLREVAARLTAAAGPDNSVIRFGGDEFVVVLQTLQAFPDAASMAQKLLDTLVQPFQIVEETLNLTASIGVALIPNDAITATNAIERADQAMYEAKQAGKNRWRFASADLNALHVPQANIEVQLRGALERGEFVMYYQPLVDMQTGTVVGFEALLRWVSPSLGLVSPAVFVPMAEAREMMGGIGRWVLRTALREAKTWRDGDLPDVGVSVNVSATQFETPDFVSDVRQALEDCDLNPACLTLELTESAVVANATTARVTLQELKALGVHIALDDFGMGFSSLGQLRGLPVNTLKIDRVFVQESHGDNAAFIQAIVTLGHSLGLSVVAEGIEDPQMLRQLRAQGCDIGQGFYVGRPLASGEAVRAVPALEQQVRIDFARMANPGEAQDTPS, from the coding sequence ATGACCGCTCGGTTTGCCTTCGCCCCGCCACGCGCGTCGGTCTTGGTGCTGCTCGTTCTCATGGGGCTGCATCTCGTCTTTCTGCTGTGGAGCGGAGCTGTGACACCCTGGCGTTCGGTGGTGGCGGATCTGAGCTACCTCCCGGTGTTTGCTGTGAGCGCGTTCCTGGCTTGGGACGCTGCTCGGCACTCCCGCCGGTCATCCGAGCAGCGCGCCTGGAGATGGATTGCTGCGGGGTTGAGCTCCTGGTGGGTGGCCACCGCCGTGTACTTTCTTCTTGACAACGTCTTTCATCAGACGCTGTTTCCCTCGCTGTCAGACGTCTTCTACCTCGCGGCACTGCCCTGCATCACACTTGGCCTTCTTCACCTGCGACGTGAGAAACGCAGCGTCCTGAACCGTTTGAACGTGCTCCTCGACGTGATGATGGTCGTCTTGATGATCGGCGACCTGCTCTGGTCCACGTCCATCCACTTCACGATCGCCAGCTATCCCGGACAGCCGTTTGCTTTGACGGTCGCCCTCGCCTATCCCGCGGCTGACCTGCTCCTCTGCGCCCTGCTCGTCACGCTCGCGCTGTGGCAACCCACGGCACTGGCCCGCAGGGAGCTCCTGCTGTTATCCGCCGGCATGGCCAGCTTTCTCGCGACCAACGTCATCTACGCGCATCAGGTCGGGTTGAACACCTATCGCTCGGGGACATTATTGGACGCTGGATGGACCCTGATGGCGACCCTGTTCGGTCTGGCCGCTGCCTTGCATACTCCGTCGGGGCATGGAGCAGCCACACGAGCCGGACGGGTGGATCCGGAGCACTGGACGCCCCTGTCGCCTCACTACGCTGTGCTCCTTATCTTCACGTTGTACATCTACACGCACCTCAATCCGCTGCGTCTGGACTGGGTCGGGCATCGGATTTTGGTGCTTGTGATCGGATTGTTCATCATTCGACTGACGGTCGTGCTGACCCACAACCACGCACTTCAGGTGCGTCTTGCTCATCAGGCGGACCATGATCCTCTGACGGGGGTGCGCAACCGAGGCAATCTTGAAGGCCGGTTGCAGCGTGTGGTTGAGTCTGCTCTCGAGGAGGATCGATTAACCGCCGTGCTGTTCGTTGATCTTGACCGCATGAAGCTGGTCAACGACACCTTCGGGCATCCTGTCGGCGACCTCGTGTTGCGCGAAGTCGCGGCACGCCTCACCGCTGCCGCGGGTCCGGATAATTCGGTCATCCGGTTCGGTGGGGATGAGTTCGTGGTGGTGCTGCAAACACTGCAAGCGTTTCCTGACGCGGCGAGTATGGCGCAGAAACTGTTAGACACGCTGGTTCAGCCGTTCCAGATTGTCGAAGAAACGCTCAACCTTACGGCGAGCATCGGGGTCGCGCTCATACCCAATGACGCGATCACCGCCACAAACGCCATCGAACGGGCTGATCAGGCCATGTACGAAGCGAAGCAGGCCGGCAAGAACCGCTGGCGCTTCGCGAGTGCAGACCTCAACGCCCTGCACGTCCCCCAGGCCAACATAGAGGTTCAGCTGCGCGGCGCGTTGGAGCGCGGAGAGTTCGTAATGTACTACCAGCCGTTAGTGGACATGCAAACGGGCACCGTCGTGGGATTCGAGGCGCTCCTGCGGTGGGTGTCTCCCTCGCTCGGTCTGGTTTCGCCGGCCGTCTTCGTCCCCATGGCGGAGGCCCGGGAAATGATGGGCGGGATTGGCCGGTGGGTGCTGAGAACAGCCCTGCGGGAAGCGAAGACCTGGCGTGATGGCGATCTGCCTGACGTCGGCGTATCAGTGAACGTCTCGGCCACGCAGTTCGAAACGCCTGACTTCGTCTCAGACGTTCGGCAGGCCCTTGAGGACTGTGACCTCAACCCGGCGTGTCTGACGTTGGAACTGACGGAGAGCGCGGTGGTCGCGAATGCAACCACCGCCAGGGTGACACTGCAGGAATTGAAGGCGCTGGGGGTGCACATTGCGCTGGACGACTTCGGGATGGGCTTCTCCAGCCTCGGTCAGTTGCGAGGACTGCCCGTGAATACCTTGAAGATTGACCGGGTGTTCGTGCAGGAGAGCCACGGGGACAACGCGGCCTTTATCCAGGCGATCGTCACGCTCGGTCACAGCTTGGGCTTGTCAGTGGTGGCCGAGGGCATCGAGGATCCACAGATGCTGCGGCAGTTGCGGGCGCAGGGGTGTGACATTGGCCAGGGTTTTTATGTGGGACGTCCCCTGGCGAGTGGGGAAGCCGTAAGGGCCGTGCCAGCGTTGGAACAGCAGGTCAGAATTGATTTCGCACGGATGGCGAATCCGGGTGAGGCGCAGGATACGCCCTCCTGA
- a CDS encoding diguanylate cyclase: protein MTFSAAALPASILDALLGGVPSALFVLDTDGRVMYANALAASLVHRTPASVLGCNVAEEFGQLLSAEWDQACQTARAEDRTVEYEVHNVTLAGWFRLFLTPVQGTLVVHIKDTTELNRMTQLQTLSAALARCATPDEVIEVTLSQAVSTVGAYLGAVFEVDPDGEHLQLIGNVGYPDALRATARSVSLSDNFPPCESVRTGRPVFVLGDALDQRYVGRAEIRSARTRSLASLPLLVEERAFGVLVLSFKTEQAFGPPAQAFLGAFALQCAQALERAQNQALIETSRERLAFLASASELLASSLDIHETLERLGQLAARHIADWAIVILPDDTGQLQLVTAAHRDPGNLPLLNAFMDEYPLDMNTQQGAVQVYLTGQSSLTETVPASVIDAVKDEEKRRMVRELKLESLITVPLTIRGRVIGVLSLASSNPLRRYTQADLELAEELARRAANTIENAQLFQAAHDGEARLAGIIGTVTDAVITCDEAGRIVLFNASAERMFGLDAADALGTSLEPFLEQTAGHRAFAVRADRTKFPVEETTSEVVVRGQRLCTVVLRDVTERVEAERTLLESEARFKATFDQAAVGIAHVSLDGRWLEVNQRLCDIVGYAREELLTLSFPEMTYEDDLEESQAHAGQLLAGMIPTYSMQKRYYRRGGGLVWVKVTVSLGTGQTGETPYFIRVVEDITEIKQAEVALQAAHEDLERRVEARTGDLQRLSGELQIQVQELELRNVESRVLSEMSELLQACFTFREIDQVVAQHASQLFQGLPGKLYAYGASRNGLEELVSWNGTSSSTFLFGPEECWGLRRGRLFASSAGGLSCQHHHATGATLCVPMLAQGETVGLLYLEGTEQVFTRRQEQLAQTVAETVALAMINLRLRETLRQQSIRDPLTGLFNRRYLEETFERELRRAERQGEGLGMIMLDVDRFKTFNDTHGHEAGDALLQALGGVLKKSVRTEDVACRYGGEEFALLLTGVTLQQASKRAEQVREAVAALRVMNQGKVLNGVSASLGVATFPQHGRDLAGLVRASDLALYRAKREGRNRVISADE from the coding sequence ATGACGTTCTCTGCCGCTGCCCTGCCGGCCAGTATTCTGGACGCCTTGCTTGGCGGCGTGCCGTCGGCACTCTTTGTGCTGGACACCGACGGACGGGTGATGTACGCCAACGCCCTGGCGGCCAGCCTGGTGCACCGCACGCCAGCGTCGGTGCTCGGCTGCAACGTCGCCGAGGAGTTCGGGCAGCTGCTGTCTGCCGAATGGGACCAGGCGTGCCAAACGGCCCGTGCTGAAGACCGGACAGTGGAGTATGAGGTGCACAACGTCACCCTGGCCGGGTGGTTCCGGCTGTTCCTCACGCCGGTGCAGGGGACGCTGGTGGTGCACATCAAGGACACCACGGAACTCAACCGGATGACGCAGCTCCAAACGCTGAGCGCGGCGCTGGCCCGCTGCGCCACGCCGGACGAGGTGATCGAGGTGACGCTCTCGCAGGCCGTCTCGACGGTGGGCGCGTACCTTGGGGCCGTCTTCGAAGTCGACCCGGACGGTGAGCACCTGCAGCTGATCGGGAATGTCGGGTATCCTGACGCCCTGCGGGCCACCGCGCGGTCTGTTTCGCTCAGCGACAATTTCCCTCCGTGTGAATCGGTGCGGACGGGCAGGCCGGTGTTTGTGCTGGGCGACGCACTCGATCAGCGGTATGTCGGACGCGCGGAGATTCGCTCGGCCCGCACCCGGAGCCTGGCGTCGCTGCCGCTGCTGGTGGAAGAGCGCGCGTTTGGCGTGCTGGTGTTGAGTTTCAAGACCGAGCAGGCGTTCGGCCCGCCGGCGCAGGCGTTTCTGGGCGCGTTTGCGCTGCAGTGCGCGCAGGCCCTGGAACGCGCACAGAACCAGGCACTGATCGAGACTTCCCGCGAGCGGCTGGCGTTCCTGGCGTCCGCGAGTGAGCTGCTGGCGTCGTCCCTGGACATCCACGAGACCCTGGAGCGCCTGGGGCAGCTGGCAGCCCGGCACATCGCCGACTGGGCGATCGTGATCCTGCCGGACGACACCGGCCAGCTTCAACTGGTGACCGCCGCCCACCGCGACCCAGGCAACCTGCCGCTGCTCAACGCGTTCATGGACGAGTACCCGCTGGACATGAACACACAGCAGGGCGCGGTGCAGGTGTACCTCACCGGGCAGTCATCTCTGACCGAGACGGTGCCGGCGTCGGTGATCGATGCGGTGAAAGACGAGGAAAAGCGCCGGATGGTGCGCGAACTGAAGCTCGAGTCGCTGATCACCGTGCCGCTCACCATCCGCGGCCGGGTGATCGGCGTGCTGTCCCTGGCGTCTTCGAATCCACTCCGGCGATACACCCAAGCGGATTTGGAACTCGCCGAGGAGCTCGCTCGGCGGGCTGCGAACACCATCGAGAACGCGCAGCTGTTCCAGGCGGCTCACGACGGCGAGGCGCGGCTGGCCGGCATCATCGGCACAGTCACCGACGCTGTCATTACCTGCGACGAGGCTGGACGGATCGTGCTGTTCAACGCGTCGGCCGAACGGATGTTCGGGCTGGACGCAGCTGACGCGCTTGGGACGTCGCTGGAGCCGTTCCTGGAACAGACCGCCGGGCACAGGGCCTTCGCCGTTCGCGCCGACCGCACGAAGTTCCCGGTCGAGGAGACCACCTCAGAAGTGGTCGTCCGCGGGCAGCGGCTGTGCACCGTGGTGCTACGAGACGTCACCGAACGGGTCGAAGCGGAACGTACACTGCTGGAAAGCGAGGCGCGCTTCAAGGCGACGTTCGATCAGGCGGCAGTGGGGATCGCACACGTGAGCCTCGACGGCCGCTGGCTGGAAGTGAACCAGCGGCTGTGCGACATCGTCGGGTACGCCCGTGAGGAACTGCTGACGCTGTCGTTTCCGGAGATGACCTACGAGGACGACCTCGAGGAATCCCAGGCGCATGCCGGGCAGCTGCTGGCCGGGATGATCCCGACGTACTCGATGCAGAAGCGCTACTACCGCCGGGGCGGGGGGCTGGTGTGGGTGAAGGTGACGGTGTCCCTCGGAACAGGCCAGACGGGCGAAACGCCGTACTTCATCCGGGTGGTGGAGGATATCACCGAGATCAAGCAGGCCGAGGTGGCGCTGCAGGCGGCCCATGAAGACCTGGAGCGCCGCGTCGAGGCGCGCACCGGTGACCTTCAGCGACTCAGCGGCGAGCTGCAGATCCAGGTGCAGGAACTCGAGCTGCGGAACGTGGAATCCCGGGTGCTCAGCGAGATGAGCGAGCTGCTCCAGGCGTGCTTTACCTTCCGAGAAATCGACCAGGTAGTTGCCCAGCACGCCTCGCAGCTGTTCCAGGGCCTTCCCGGCAAGCTGTATGCCTACGGCGCGTCCAGGAACGGCCTGGAGGAACTGGTGTCCTGGAACGGAACGTCATCGAGCACCTTCCTGTTCGGACCCGAGGAATGCTGGGGACTGAGACGCGGCCGGCTGTTCGCTTCATCGGCTGGCGGCCTGAGCTGCCAGCACCACCACGCCACGGGCGCGACGCTGTGCGTGCCGATGCTGGCTCAGGGCGAAACGGTGGGTCTCCTGTATCTCGAAGGCACGGAACAGGTCTTCACCCGCCGTCAGGAGCAGCTGGCGCAGACGGTTGCGGAGACCGTCGCGCTGGCGATGATCAATCTGCGCCTGCGGGAGACGCTGCGGCAGCAGTCGATCCGGGATCCGCTCACGGGCCTGTTCAACCGGCGGTACCTCGAGGAGACCTTCGAGCGGGAGTTGCGCCGGGCCGAGCGGCAAGGTGAAGGCCTGGGCATGATCATGCTCGACGTCGACCGCTTTAAGACCTTTAATGACACGCATGGCCACGAGGCGGGAGACGCGCTGCTTCAGGCGCTGGGTGGCGTGCTCAAGAAGAGCGTGCGGACAGAGGACGTCGCCTGCCGCTACGGTGGAGAGGAGTTCGCGCTCCTGCTGACCGGCGTCACCCTCCAGCAGGCCTCGAAGCGGGCCGAGCAGGTTCGGGAAGCGGTCGCCGCACTGAGGGTGATGAACCAGGGCAAGGTCCTCAATGGGGTAAGCGCGTCGCTGGGCGTGGCCACCTTCCCGCAGCACGGCCGGGACCTGGCGGGGCTGGTGCGGGCCTCGGATCTGGCGCTGTACCGGGCGAAACGCGAAGGTCGCAACCGCGTCATCAGCGCGGACGAATAG
- a CDS encoding diguanylate cyclase, translating into MKSRKEAECSLQSSPALRASQSCLTVLGGLAGPFRRRFLSCCATVGRTPAIYVIFTWVGRSEMTAAAIRVLVVDDNASGRYVTVHTLQRAGYVVSESSSGAEALRLLIAPRAGAPHADGADQMNPERPDLIVLDVNMPDMDGFEVCRRIKADTASEQIPILMTSASYLTAENTAHGLNLGADAYLAHPIEPPVLIATLRALLRVRAAEAEVRHLNLTLEQRVKERTRDLQRLSEELQAQVRELEERNTEAKVLSELSELLQTCFSFSEIEQVVSQHVALLFPGVPGKLYSYGASKDTLEELVAWNGESTSTFLLRPEECWGLRRGRLFASAEGELKCYHHQPTGSTLCVPILAQGDTVGLLSLEGRAAFPQPQQHLAQTVAEIVAIAMVNLRLRETLRQQSIRDPLTGLFNRRYLEETFERASRRAEQNGEAIGLIMLDIDDFKTFNDRHGREAGDALLKALGEVLQENGRAEAVACRYEGGEFTLLLPGATQQQTVDQAERIREGVVTLQVMHQERVLEGVSISLGVATFPNHGRALPALVRAADQALYRAKREGRNCVVNAE; encoded by the coding sequence ATGAAGAGCCGCAAGGAGGCTGAATGTTCACTTCAATCTTCGCCGGCCTTGAGAGCCTCCCAATCATGCCTCACGGTTCTGGGTGGTCTTGCCGGTCCATTCCGACGGCGCTTCCTCAGCTGCTGTGCGACCGTCGGCAGAACGCCTGCCATTTACGTCATCTTTACCTGGGTCGGGCGATCTGAGATGACGGCTGCAGCGATCCGTGTGCTGGTAGTGGATGACAACGCTTCAGGTCGGTACGTCACGGTTCACACACTCCAGCGTGCGGGGTATGTGGTCAGCGAATCCAGCAGCGGTGCCGAAGCGTTAAGGCTCCTGATCGCTCCCAGAGCCGGTGCGCCGCATGCGGACGGTGCGGATCAGATGAACCCGGAACGACCGGATTTGATCGTCCTTGACGTCAACATGCCTGACATGGACGGCTTTGAAGTCTGTCGGCGTATCAAGGCCGACACAGCGTCTGAGCAGATTCCGATTCTCATGACTTCCGCTTCCTACCTGACGGCGGAAAACACTGCCCATGGTCTGAATCTTGGAGCGGATGCGTACTTGGCCCATCCGATCGAACCGCCCGTGCTGATCGCGACCCTCCGGGCGCTGCTGCGGGTTCGGGCAGCCGAAGCCGAGGTGCGACACCTCAATCTGACGCTGGAACAGCGGGTCAAGGAACGGACGCGGGACCTCCAGCGTCTCAGCGAGGAACTGCAGGCACAGGTCAGGGAACTCGAAGAGCGAAACACCGAAGCCAAGGTGCTCAGCGAGCTGAGCGAGCTGTTGCAGACGTGCTTCAGCTTCAGCGAAATCGAGCAGGTCGTCTCGCAGCATGTTGCGCTGCTCTTCCCCGGCGTCCCAGGGAAACTGTATTCGTACGGCGCTTCCAAGGACACCCTCGAAGAACTCGTCGCCTGGAACGGTGAGTCCACGAGTACGTTCCTGTTGAGACCGGAGGAATGCTGGGGGTTGAGACGCGGCCGGTTGTTCGCCTCCGCGGAGGGCGAACTGAAGTGCTATCACCATCAGCCCACCGGATCGACACTGTGCGTTCCGATACTCGCGCAGGGTGACACGGTTGGGCTGCTGTCCCTGGAAGGGAGAGCGGCCTTCCCTCAACCGCAGCAGCATTTGGCGCAGACGGTTGCGGAGATCGTGGCGATTGCAATGGTGAATCTGCGGCTGCGGGAGACACTGCGGCAACAGTCGATCCGCGATCCGCTTACGGGCCTGTTCAACCGACGCTACCTCGAGGAGACCTTTGAGCGGGCGTCGCGCCGGGCCGAGCAGAACGGTGAAGCGATCGGGCTGATCATGCTGGACATAGACGATTTCAAGACGTTCAACGACAGGCACGGGCGTGAGGCAGGCGACGCACTGCTCAAAGCTTTGGGTGAGGTGCTTCAGGAGAACGGACGGGCGGAGGCTGTGGCTTGCCGGTATGAGGGTGGGGAATTTACGTTACTGCTGCCGGGGGCGACTCAGCAGCAGACGGTTGATCAGGCCGAGCGGATTCGGGAGGGGGTGGTGACGTTGCAGGTCATGCACCAGGAGAGGGTGCTGGAGGGCGTAAGTATCTCGCTCGGGGTCGCGACCTTCCCGAATCACGGGCGAGCGCTGCCAGCGCTGGTCAGAGCTGCGGATCAGGCGCTGTACCGTGCGAAGCGTGAGGGCCGGAATTGCGTGGTGAACGCGGAGTAG